In Saccharicrinis fermentans DSM 9555 = JCM 21142, a genomic segment contains:
- a CDS encoding IS701 family transposase, protein MYLSEFQHHFKNRTKSNFDKATQYVEGLALSDLKNIERITETLNADYHKMQHFITESNWDARAVIDQIANQVDQSLPNQKLKGLLIDESGWVKKGDKSIGVDHQYCGNVGKTANSQVAVFGCLCTDKYAALVDTRLYLPRSWCTNNARCETAGIPKEDRVFKTKPELATDIVKHQLEMGIEFDYVGGDGLYGNDLAFTRSVEDMGLVYMLDIHSDQKIHLEKPELHIPERKSNRGRPPKRPKASTPSVNANEYIETLTNKDWKKLDIRDSAKGKLKGLFHFKTVYIWDKVQNIVEKRLLVISKRKTKQGVEIKYSFTNAELAQYTHQALAYMQAQRFFIEHSFKEQKQIVGLDQFQTRKWLSWHHQVALNLMVGSFMLKEKLLNQDEVPLLSARDIMDFMVYKFYREMTDERMLEKLQQRHEKRQRDIDLCYSKQ, encoded by the coding sequence GTGTATTTATCTGAATTTCAGCACCATTTTAAAAATAGAACAAAATCCAACTTCGACAAAGCTACTCAATACGTCGAAGGTCTAGCTTTAAGCGATTTGAAAAACATCGAACGCATCACTGAGACATTAAACGCAGACTACCATAAGATGCAGCATTTTATCACCGAATCCAATTGGGATGCAAGAGCTGTCATCGACCAAATAGCAAATCAGGTAGACCAATCACTCCCAAACCAAAAATTAAAAGGATTACTCATAGACGAAAGCGGATGGGTGAAAAAAGGTGACAAAAGCATTGGTGTTGATCACCAGTATTGCGGGAACGTTGGGAAGACTGCAAACTCGCAGGTTGCAGTTTTTGGTTGCTTGTGCACGGACAAATATGCAGCGTTGGTCGACACGAGACTGTACCTTCCAAGGTCATGGTGTACTAACAACGCCAGGTGTGAAACTGCTGGCATCCCCAAAGAGGACAGGGTTTTCAAGACAAAACCGGAGCTGGCTACAGATATTGTGAAGCACCAACTGGAAATGGGTATCGAGTTCGATTACGTTGGGGGGGATGGACTTTATGGCAATGACCTTGCGTTTACCCGTTCGGTTGAGGATATGGGTTTGGTGTACATGCTTGACATTCATAGCGATCAAAAAATCCACCTTGAAAAACCAGAACTACATATTCCAGAGCGAAAGAGCAATCGTGGGCGCCCACCCAAAAGGCCGAAGGCAAGCACCCCATCGGTAAACGCTAACGAATATATAGAAACGCTTACAAACAAGGACTGGAAAAAGCTTGACATTCGTGATTCTGCCAAGGGAAAGCTGAAGGGATTGTTCCATTTTAAGACAGTTTACATTTGGGATAAGGTTCAGAACATTGTTGAGAAACGGTTGCTGGTCATTTCGAAAAGAAAGACAAAGCAGGGAGTAGAAATAAAATATTCGTTCACTAACGCAGAACTTGCTCAATACACGCATCAGGCGCTGGCATACATGCAGGCACAACGCTTTTTCATTGAGCATAGCTTCAAAGAGCAAAAACAGATAGTAGGCTTGGATCAGTTCCAAACCCGCAAATGGCTGTCATGGCATCACCAAGTAGCCCTCAACTTAATGGTGGGCAGCTTTATGCTGAAAGAAAAACTATTGAATCAAGACGAAGTCCCATTGTTGTCGGCAAGAGACATTATGGATTTTATGGTATACAAATTTTATCGTGAAATGACCGATGAACGGATGCTGGAAAAACTGCAGCAGCGACATGAAAAGCGACAGCGTGACATAGACCTC
- a CDS encoding transposase, producing MITSKIGELAQKYWFEIPEHFPFVKLDEFVVMPNHIHGIIEIAKTNDERGNVTGRDDDGRDAKFCVSTPSPQPPSPQPPSPSRLSSPSSPKNKFGPQSQNLASIIRGYKIGVTKLAKMIDYNWGWQPRYYDHIIRDDISYQRIKNYIKNNPKKWNEDKFHT from the coding sequence ATGATTACATCCAAAATTGGGGAATTGGCACAAAAATATTGGTTTGAAATACCGGAACATTTTCCATTTGTAAAATTGGATGAATTTGTGGTTATGCCCAATCATATTCACGGAATAATTGAAATTGCCAAAACCAATGATGAACGGGGAAATGTAACAGGACGTGATGACGACGGTAGAGACGCAAAATTTTGCGTCTCTACGCCGTCCCCCCAACCGCCGTCCCCCCAACCGCCGTCCCCATCACGATTATCATCCCCATCATCCCCAAAAAATAAATTTGGGCCACAATCACAAAATTTGGCATCTATAATTCGTGGATATAAAATAGGGGTAACCAAATTGGCAAAAATGATTGATTACAATTGGGGATGGCAACCCCGTTATTACGACCATATCATCCGTGATGATATATCGTACCAACGAATAAAAAACTATATTAAAAACAATCCCAAAAAATGGAATGAAGATAAATTTCACACATAA
- a CDS encoding MepB family protein: MEIGKSEFKEKMDRNLNQIKMEIYDKCSLNISDFKAEPESKEYNACQFQLNGLNIRSRNAKITPKKIGQFVTFWKRNGNGLIEPFNENDRIDFYTVNVRNENEFGQFVFPKSVLIKQGIISTEKKEGKRGFRVYPKWDNVKNKQAERTQKWQLKYFYVISSSTDLQKVDDLYNRK; encoded by the coding sequence ATGGAAATTGGGAAAAGCGAATTTAAAGAAAAAATGGACAGAAATCTGAATCAAATTAAAATGGAAATTTACGACAAATGTTCTCTTAATATTTCGGATTTCAAAGCTGAACCTGAAAGTAAAGAATACAATGCTTGTCAATTTCAACTGAACGGACTAAATATTAGGAGTAGAAATGCAAAAATAACTCCCAAAAAAATCGGACAATTTGTGACATTTTGGAAACGAAATGGAAACGGACTGATTGAGCCATTTAACGAAAATGACCGGATTGACTTCTATACTGTGAATGTGCGGAATGAAAATGAATTTGGACAATTTGTCTTTCCCAAATCTGTACTGATTAAACAAGGAATTATATCAACAGAAAAGAAAGAAGGCAAACGAGGGTTTCGGGTTTATCCGAAATGGGATAATGTGAAGAATAAGCAAGCTGAGCGGACTCAAAAATGGCAACTAAAATATTTCTATGTAATAAGTAGTTCGACAGATTTGCAGAAAGTGGATGATTTATATAATAGGAAATAA
- a CDS encoding peptidase associated/transthyretin-like domain-containing protein: protein MNKKIIRKILGALSFTSVMFVFQACYGTPQDYGLDVRLEGKVKSAKTGLPIKGIQVSVNEEYQYTVTDDSGFYSFYVPFLDSLTVSFKDIDSLENGSYLPKDTILNAREEEMVLNISLNEE from the coding sequence ATGAATAAAAAAATTATTAGAAAAATTTTGGGAGCATTGAGTTTTACTTCAGTTATGTTTGTGTTTCAGGCTTGTTACGGGACGCCTCAAGACTATGGACTTGATGTTCGTTTAGAGGGAAAGGTGAAATCAGCTAAAACAGGTTTGCCAATAAAAGGGATTCAAGTTTCAGTAAACGAAGAATACCAATATACTGTAACTGATGATAGCGGATTTTATTCTTTCTACGTTCCATTTTTAGATAGTCTAACTGTTAGCTTCAAGGACATTGACTCATTAGAGAATGGAAGTTATTTGCCAAAGGACACCATTTTAAATGCAAGGGAAGAAGAGATGGTATTGAATATTAGTTTAAATGAAGAATAA
- the map gene encoding type I methionyl aminopeptidase, producing MSITKESELIGMKKISEVVGTTLKLMREYAKVGMSTKELDEYGGEILESYGAKSAPYETYGFPGYSCISINKEAAHGIPSNKKILKEGDLINIDVSAELNGFWSDNGGSFVLGKDIHNHQPLVDASKNILRKAIDNIKGGVKISEIGYLIETEAKKSGFKVIKNLAGHGVGRSLHEEPENILNYRVKSNKERFKKNTTVAIETFISTNSTVAVELNDGWTLVGNKGGYVTQHEQTILVTDKYPVILTESNEIWN from the coding sequence ATGTCAATAACAAAAGAATCTGAATTAATCGGAATGAAGAAAATTAGTGAAGTGGTTGGAACTACACTAAAATTAATGCGAGAATATGCTAAAGTTGGAATGTCAACTAAAGAACTTGATGAATATGGAGGTGAAATTTTAGAGAGTTATGGAGCTAAATCTGCACCTTATGAGACTTATGGATTTCCTGGTTATTCTTGTATAAGTATAAACAAAGAAGCGGCACACGGAATACCATCAAATAAAAAAATATTGAAAGAAGGAGATTTAATTAATATTGATGTTTCTGCCGAACTTAACGGATTTTGGTCTGACAATGGTGGCTCTTTTGTTCTTGGAAAGGACATTCATAATCACCAACCTCTTGTAGATGCTTCTAAAAATATTTTACGTAAAGCTATAGACAATATCAAAGGTGGAGTGAAAATTTCCGAAATAGGATATTTAATAGAAACTGAAGCAAAAAAGTCAGGGTTTAAAGTTATTAAAAATCTGGCTGGTCATGGAGTTGGTAGGAGTTTACACGAAGAGCCTGAAAATATTTTAAATTACAGAGTTAAAAGTAACAAAGAAAGATTCAAAAAGAACACAACAGTTGCAATAGAAACTTTTATTTCAACAAATTCAACTGTTGCTGTAGAATTGAATGACGGTTGGACTTTAGTCGGAAATAAAGGTGGATATGTAACCCAACACGAACAAACAATACTTGTAACTGATAAATATCCTGTGATTTTAACAGAATCGAATGAAATTTGGAATTAA
- a CDS encoding metallophosphoesterase: protein MKITISVFWGLAVFIAIVDLLGFWVWKREREEYSGKLYWWLGVVLLGAVPVLEMFIYLFFSLQIRSADVSQFYLWFMVVNIVFAMIYVPKVFFLFYYFVFLLSSRIIQTVKNKRYSKEQTTIRYPKISRNKFLSQLGIIFATAPFVSLLFGMHKGRFNFFTRHQHLNFPNLPSAFDGFKVIQISDIHLGSFASNYHKLEGIVDLINNERADVIFFTGDLVNNFYEETLGWEKVFGQLKAKYGKFSILGNHDYGDYSDWDNPKEKEKNFEGIISAHEKFGFRLLRDQSLALNIEGEEIVVTGVENWGHDPFPRYGDLKKAMKGTENYPFKVLLSHDPDHWDAEVIDQTDFDLMLAGHTHGMQFGIDWKGFKWSPAKYKFKRWDGLYQHKKQYLYVNRGLGFLGMPARIGMPPEITVIHLGKGANSSEPM, encoded by the coding sequence ATGAAGATAACGATATCGGTTTTTTGGGGGCTTGCAGTTTTTATTGCAATAGTTGACTTATTGGGTTTCTGGGTGTGGAAAAGGGAGCGAGAGGAGTATAGTGGTAAGCTGTATTGGTGGTTAGGTGTTGTGTTGCTCGGCGCAGTTCCTGTATTGGAAATGTTCATTTATTTATTTTTTTCTCTTCAAATACGTTCGGCTGATGTATCACAATTTTATTTGTGGTTTATGGTGGTAAATATTGTGTTTGCAATGATTTATGTGCCCAAAGTATTCTTCTTATTTTATTATTTCGTGTTTTTATTGTCTTCAAGGATCATTCAAACGGTCAAGAATAAAAGATATTCCAAAGAACAAACAACCATCAGATATCCTAAAATAAGCAGAAATAAATTTTTAAGCCAGCTAGGAATTATATTTGCGACGGCGCCCTTTGTTTCGTTGTTATTTGGTATGCATAAAGGACGTTTTAATTTTTTTACGCGTCATCAACATTTAAATTTTCCCAATCTTCCATCTGCCTTTGATGGATTTAAGGTTATTCAGATATCAGATATTCATCTAGGATCTTTTGCTAGTAATTACCATAAGTTGGAAGGTATTGTGGACCTTATTAATAACGAACGAGCCGATGTTATTTTTTTTACGGGTGATTTGGTGAATAACTTCTATGAAGAAACATTGGGGTGGGAAAAGGTGTTTGGTCAATTGAAAGCTAAATACGGTAAGTTTTCAATTTTGGGTAATCACGATTATGGAGATTATAGTGATTGGGACAATCCAAAAGAGAAGGAAAAGAATTTTGAAGGTATTATCAGTGCTCATGAAAAATTTGGATTTAGGTTATTAAGAGACCAATCGCTTGCGCTGAATATTGAAGGGGAGGAGATCGTTGTTACAGGAGTGGAAAATTGGGGACATGATCCCTTTCCACGCTATGGTGATTTGAAAAAGGCGATGAAAGGAACTGAAAATTACCCTTTTAAAGTATTGTTGTCACATGATCCGGACCACTGGGATGCGGAGGTGATCGATCAAACAGATTTTGATTTGATGTTGGCCGGACATACGCATGGAATGCAGTTTGGTATCGATTGGAAGGGATTCAAATGGAGTCCTGCCAAATATAAATTTAAGCGGTGGGACGGCCTTTATCAGCATAAAAAGCAATATTTATATGTGAATCGGGGTTTGGGCTTTTTGGGTATGCCGGCACGTATTGGTATGCCGCCAGAGATTACCGTGATCCATCTAGGGAAGGGGGCCAATAGTAGCGAACCTATGTAG
- a CDS encoding peroxiredoxin-like family protein: MKRLRDLTDAKIAFGRKKNPEFMKGVDEVIKEAKVFQKGKNAIKIGDKAPNFELPNPLGKPIELFKLLSVGPVVITFYRGSWCPYCNLQLRALQDKLKDIHQLGATLVAISPEVPDASMTKKEMDEMEFIVLSDQDAKVATQYGVAWTVPEFLLEHMRIDRNLDLTKINNGNSTVLPIPATFILGSDGLVKWNYVNVDYRTRSEPDEIIEALKNISK; the protein is encoded by the coding sequence ATGAAAAGACTAAGAGATCTAACTGATGCTAAAATTGCCTTTGGAAGAAAAAAAAATCCCGAATTTATGAAAGGCGTTGATGAAGTCATCAAAGAAGCAAAAGTTTTTCAAAAAGGAAAAAATGCTATTAAAATAGGTGATAAAGCACCAAATTTTGAATTACCCAATCCATTAGGGAAACCAATAGAATTATTCAAATTATTAAGTGTAGGTCCGGTAGTTATTACATTCTATCGTGGCAGTTGGTGTCCGTATTGCAATTTACAGTTACGTGCTTTGCAAGATAAATTAAAAGATATTCATCAGCTAGGAGCCACGTTGGTTGCCATAAGTCCTGAAGTACCTGATGCATCGATGACAAAAAAGGAAATGGATGAAATGGAATTTATTGTGTTGTCTGACCAAGACGCTAAAGTAGCTACGCAATATGGAGTTGCCTGGACAGTTCCAGAATTTTTATTGGAACATATGCGAATAGACCGCAACCTTGATTTAACAAAAATAAATAACGGAAACAGCACTGTTTTACCAATTCCGGCGACTTTTATATTGGGTTCTGACGGCCTAGTCAAATGGAATTATGTGAATGTTGATTATAGAACTCGTTCTGAACCTGATGAGATAATAG
- a CDS encoding TIGR04133 family radical SAM/SPASM protein, which translates to MFNALKNLTFSVYKKVETSLHELNYLFWECTTRCNLNCLHCGSDCSKNSQFQDMPLTDLLSALDTIDKPASKLLVVITGGEPLVRKDLEECGMAIRKKGFRWSIVSNGYLYTKERHVSLLNAGMGALTMSLDGLNNTHNWLRNNHKSFERVSNAIDLAQSATRLNFDIVTCVHKRNLNELPELMKFLISKGVKSWRLFTIIPIGRAVHNQELHLSNNEFVQLMEFIKSARRENALDVKFSCEGYVGKYENSVRDTPFFCRAGINIGSVLIDGSISACPNIDRSFTQGNIYKDNFSEVWENKFHKFRNRNWTKAGQCKNCKDYNKCQGNGLHNWHGDKENVLVCHNMKQIRGTDSCIGK; encoded by the coding sequence ATGTTTAATGCGCTTAAAAATCTCACATTCAGCGTGTATAAAAAAGTAGAAACTTCTTTGCACGAACTGAACTATCTTTTTTGGGAATGCACTACGCGATGTAATCTTAACTGCTTGCATTGTGGTAGTGATTGTTCTAAAAACAGTCAGTTTCAGGATATGCCTTTAACCGATTTATTATCAGCACTGGATACTATAGATAAACCAGCATCAAAACTTTTAGTAGTAATAACAGGCGGAGAACCTCTTGTTCGTAAAGATTTAGAGGAATGTGGAATGGCAATTCGTAAAAAAGGTTTTCGGTGGTCTATTGTTTCCAATGGATATCTTTATACCAAAGAACGACACGTTTCGTTATTAAATGCAGGTATGGGTGCTTTAACAATGAGTTTAGATGGTCTTAACAATACTCATAATTGGCTACGAAATAATCATAAAAGTTTTGAGAGAGTATCAAATGCTATTGATTTAGCTCAAAGCGCTACTCGTCTTAATTTTGACATTGTTACGTGTGTTCATAAACGAAATTTGAATGAATTGCCCGAATTAATGAAATTTCTCATTTCGAAAGGAGTAAAATCTTGGCGATTATTTACGATAATTCCAATTGGTAGAGCTGTTCACAATCAAGAATTACATTTAAGTAATAATGAATTTGTGCAATTAATGGAATTTATAAAATCAGCTCGTAGAGAAAATGCGCTTGATGTAAAATTTAGTTGTGAAGGCTATGTTGGTAAATATGAAAATAGCGTAAGAGATACACCCTTCTTTTGTAGAGCTGGTATAAATATTGGTTCTGTATTAATAGATGGATCTATATCAGCTTGTCCAAATATTGACAGATCATTTACACAAGGAAATATCTATAAAGACAACTTTTCGGAAGTTTGGGAAAATAAATTCCATAAATTTCGAAATAGAAATTGGACAAAGGCTGGACAGTGTAAAAATTGTAAGGATTATAATAAGTGTCAAGGAAATGGACTTCATAATTGGCACGGTGACAAAGAAAATGTACTTGTTTGTCACAATATGAAACAAATCAGGGGAACAGATTCATGCATAGGAAAATGA